Proteins from a genomic interval of Orbaceae bacterium lpD02:
- the modC gene encoding molybdenum ABC transporter ATP-binding protein: MLEINVEKKLANFTFTFNQSIECQGITAILGVSGSGKSTLINLINGLLKPDNGSIKLNNTVLVDTSKNQFITAQKRHIGTVFQDPLLFPHYNVSKNLTYGMHHSMQHRFDEIIKVLNIRHLLHRYPAMLSGGEKQRVAIGRALLTNPQLLLMDEPLSALDMPRKKELISYIQHLVDDINIPIIYVTHNINEVKKLANRVAIIEQGKLYAFNNTASILQCEYLKDWL; encoded by the coding sequence ATGCTTGAAATCAATGTTGAAAAAAAACTTGCCAACTTTACCTTTACCTTTAATCAATCGATCGAGTGCCAAGGTATTACCGCTATTTTAGGCGTATCTGGCTCAGGCAAATCAACACTGATTAATTTAATTAATGGCTTACTAAAGCCAGATAATGGCTCGATAAAACTCAATAACACCGTGCTGGTTGATACCAGTAAAAATCAATTTATTACTGCACAAAAGCGACATATCGGTACGGTGTTTCAAGATCCTTTATTATTCCCACATTATAACGTTAGCAAAAATCTAACCTACGGTATGCATCACTCAATGCAGCACCGCTTCGATGAAATTATCAAAGTGCTTAATATCCGTCATTTACTGCATCGCTACCCTGCTATGCTGTCTGGCGGCGAAAAACAGCGGGTTGCCATTGGCCGCGCGCTATTAACTAATCCGCAATTGCTGTTGATGGATGAACCATTATCGGCACTGGATATGCCAAGGAAAAAAGAGCTGATTAGCTATATTCAGCATTTAGTTGATGATATTAATATTCCGATTATTTACGTTACTCATAATATCAATGAAGTCAAAAAGCTGGCTAACCGAGTAGCTATTATTGAGCAAGGCAAGCTATATGCTTTTAACAATACCGCATCAATTTTACAATGCGAATACTTAAAAGATTGGTTATAA